In Methylomonas sp. ZR1, one DNA window encodes the following:
- the fae gene encoding formaldehyde-activating enzyme, with the protein MAKINNLRVGESLVGEGNEIAHIDLIIGPRGSAAETAFANALTNNKDGFSTLLAVVAPNLLVKPATILFNKVTIKGAKQAVQMFGPAQRAVAMAVADSVEDGTIPADEADDLFISVGVFIHWLAEDDAKIEEFNYKATKEAIARAVAGTPTAKEVVAAKSGAKHPFATNNV; encoded by the coding sequence ATGGCAAAAATCAATAACTTGCGCGTTGGCGAATCTTTGGTTGGTGAAGGCAACGAAATTGCTCACATCGATTTGATCATCGGCCCACGCGGCTCAGCAGCTGAAACTGCTTTCGCAAATGCTTTGACAAACAACAAAGACGGTTTCTCTACTCTGTTGGCTGTTGTTGCTCCTAACCTGTTGGTTAAACCAGCAACCATCCTGTTCAACAAAGTAACCATCAAAGGCGCAAAACAAGCTGTTCAAATGTTTGGACCAGCTCAACGCGCTGTTGCTATGGCTGTTGCTGATTCCGTTGAAGACGGCACTATCCCTGCTGACGAAGCTGACGATTTGTTCATTTCTGTTGGTGTTTTCATCCACTGGTTGGCTGAAGACGATGCAAAAATTGAAGAATTCAACTACAAAGCCACCAAAGAAGCTATCGCTCGCGCGGTTGCCGGCACTCCAACTGCTAAAGAAGTTGTTGCTGCTAAATCTGGTGCAAAACACCCATTTGCTACTAACAACGTTTAA
- a CDS encoding triphosphoribosyl-dephospho-CoA synthase: MLNRQQLMDAYLQACEIELQAFKPGNVSVYSAADDMTVEDFRVSARVSGEPITNPQYSLGEKIYYAVKATREAVACNTNLGIILLCAPLLQVVAGLKKGENLRDGLRLLLENTTREDADWVFKAVTLAAPAGLGESAQHDVQKPADVTLTEAMVFAADKDRIALQYATIFKDVFDFGVLRYNRAFVLSGDCAWAALAVFAAMLAQYPDSHIERKYGERYSEWIKAEMHKLERAMQTAGEPEELLPVLYDLDKAFKAQRINPGTTADITVATVLVVLLEQLIGEGTGGL; the protein is encoded by the coding sequence ATGTTGAACAGGCAGCAATTGATGGACGCTTACCTACAAGCTTGCGAAATCGAGTTGCAAGCGTTCAAGCCTGGCAATGTCAGTGTATATAGTGCCGCTGACGATATGACAGTTGAGGATTTTCGTGTCAGTGCTCGGGTAAGCGGCGAGCCAATTACCAATCCGCAATATAGTTTGGGTGAAAAGATTTATTACGCAGTCAAGGCAACCCGCGAGGCGGTGGCTTGCAATACCAATCTCGGTATTATTTTGCTTTGCGCGCCATTGTTGCAAGTGGTTGCCGGTTTAAAAAAGGGCGAAAACTTGCGGGATGGTTTACGGCTATTGCTGGAAAATACGACCCGTGAGGATGCAGATTGGGTTTTCAAAGCGGTCACCTTAGCTGCGCCGGCCGGTTTAGGTGAATCCGCGCAGCACGACGTCCAAAAACCGGCGGATGTGACGCTGACCGAGGCCATGGTTTTTGCCGCTGACAAGGACCGAATTGCGTTGCAATACGCAACAATTTTTAAAGACGTTTTTGATTTCGGCGTTTTAAGATATAATCGTGCTTTCGTTTTGTCTGGCGATTGTGCTTGGGCGGCGTTAGCGGTTTTTGCCGCAATGTTGGCTCAATATCCCGATAGTCATATTGAGCGGAAGTATGGAGAGCGGTATTCAGAGTGGATCAAGGCTGAGATGCATAAGCTCGAGAGAGCGATGCAAACAGCTGGTGAGCCTGAAGAGCTTTTGCCAGTATTGTATGATCTGGACAAAGCTTTTAAGGCACAAAGGATCAATCCGGGTACAACAGCTGACATAACTGTAGCGACAGTACTGGTGGTGCTTCTGGAACAACTTATCGGTGAAGGAACCGGTGGGTTATAG
- a CDS encoding RimK family alpha-L-glutamate ligase yields MRRIAIITDDPGWHGKQLCLAFAERGYAAEYVSLTACKLQLTVSDLPIVIPGFEQELPAAVFVRGVPGGSLEEVVFYLDVLHGLKILGIPVYNDAGAIERSVDKGMTSFLLQHGGLPTAMTWVLRDRDAALAIAEQQLRAGYYLISKPLFGSQGEGIRRIEKSTDLLWLTSSHGIYYLQRFVECAGDGYSDVRVFVINCRAVAAMRRRGISWLNNVARGASCECIELEPALAELAIAAVAALSMDYAGVDVIQDANGCYRIIEVNSVPAWKGLQSVCDINIAECLVADLLDRYCVSEKVC; encoded by the coding sequence TTGCGCCGAATTGCAATAATTACCGATGATCCGGGTTGGCACGGCAAGCAGTTGTGCTTGGCTTTTGCCGAGCGCGGTTATGCCGCCGAATATGTCTCGCTGACTGCCTGCAAATTGCAGTTAACGGTCTCGGATTTGCCGATTGTTATTCCCGGTTTTGAGCAAGAATTACCGGCGGCGGTTTTCGTGCGCGGCGTGCCCGGCGGTTCGCTGGAAGAGGTGGTGTTTTATCTAGATGTTTTGCACGGCTTAAAAATACTGGGCATACCGGTTTATAACGATGCCGGCGCTATCGAGCGTAGCGTCGATAAAGGCATGACCAGTTTTTTGTTGCAACATGGCGGTTTGCCGACGGCAATGACTTGGGTATTGCGGGATCGCGATGCAGCATTGGCGATTGCCGAACAGCAGTTGCGCGCCGGCTATTATCTAATCAGCAAGCCATTGTTCGGTTCGCAAGGCGAGGGCATTCGGCGTATCGAAAAATCTACCGATTTGCTCTGGCTAACCAGTAGTCACGGTATTTATTATTTGCAGCGCTTTGTCGAATGCGCCGGTGATGGCTATTCCGATGTGCGGGTGTTTGTGATTAACTGTAGGGCCGTTGCAGCCATGCGGCGGCGCGGCATTTCCTGGCTGAATAATGTGGCTAGAGGCGCGTCTTGTGAATGTATCGAACTGGAACCGGCTTTAGCAGAATTGGCGATTGCCGCCGTTGCGGCGTTAAGCATGGATTATGCAGGCGTGGATGTGATTCAGGATGCCAACGGTTGTTATCGCATCATCGAAGTAAACAGCGTGCCGGCCTGGAAAGGTCTACAAAGTGTTTGTGATATTAACATCGCCGAATGTCTGGTGGCTGATTTGCTTGATCGATATTGCGTGTCGGAAAAAGTATGTTGA
- the mch gene encoding methenyltetrahydromethanopterin cyclohydrolase, whose amino-acid sequence MQYQASVNKFSQPLVQQLLDNADKLRLGIEKLENGCTIIDAGIKVPGGLEAGRIITEICMGGLGTATISQSPYTSHWPLTINVHASNPVLSCLGSQYAGWSLSHGKYYALGSGPARALATKLKDGAVEPVEELYKELEYRDSAEQTALVIENDALPPIEIVEKVSAACGVSPANLTIIVTPTSSLAGGVQVVGRVLEVAMHKAHALHFPLENIVDGSGSAPICPPHPNFVKAMGRTNDAILFAGQVHLFVKGSDEAAEKLAKELPSSTSKDYGKPFADIFKAYEYDFFKVDAMLFSPASVIVTAVESGKSFRAGKLDNALLDLSFGA is encoded by the coding sequence ATGCAATACCAGGCAAGCGTCAATAAATTTTCCCAGCCCTTGGTTCAACAACTGTTGGATAACGCGGATAAATTACGGTTGGGTATCGAAAAGCTGGAAAACGGCTGCACCATTATCGATGCGGGTATTAAGGTGCCGGGCGGTCTGGAAGCTGGCCGAATTATCACCGAAATCTGCATGGGCGGCTTGGGTACCGCGACGATCTCGCAAAGTCCATACACCAGCCATTGGCCGCTGACCATTAATGTACACGCCAGCAATCCGGTGCTGTCTTGCCTGGGTAGCCAATATGCAGGTTGGAGTTTGTCGCACGGCAAATATTATGCCCTAGGTTCCGGACCCGCGCGGGCACTGGCAACTAAGTTGAAAGACGGTGCAGTAGAGCCGGTGGAAGAGCTTTATAAAGAACTGGAATATCGTGATAGTGCCGAGCAAACCGCGCTGGTCATAGAAAACGACGCCTTGCCGCCAATCGAAATCGTCGAAAAAGTCTCGGCGGCATGCGGCGTGTCGCCGGCCAATTTGACCATCATCGTCACGCCCACCAGCAGTCTGGCCGGCGGGGTGCAAGTCGTCGGGCGAGTATTGGAAGTGGCGATGCACAAAGCCCATGCGTTGCACTTTCCGTTGGAAAACATCGTCGATGGTTCCGGCAGCGCGCCGATTTGCCCTCCGCATCCGAATTTCGTCAAGGCGATGGGTAGAACCAACGACGCGATTTTATTCGCCGGCCAAGTGCATTTGTTCGTCAAAGGCAGCGACGAAGCGGCGGAGAAACTGGCGAAGGAATTGCCAAGTTCAACGTCCAAAGATTACGGCAAACCGTTTGCCGATATTTTCAAAGCCTACGAATACGACTTTTTCAAAGTCGATGCGATGTTGTTCAGCCCGGCCAGCGTGATTGTCACTGCCGTCGAATCCGGCAAAAGTTTCCGCGCTGGCAAACTGGATAATGCCTTACTCGATCTTTCGTTTGGGGCTTAA
- a CDS encoding ATP-grasp domain-containing protein — protein sequence MQAALIPKCLLVIAKSARMLVQMCVDSGCEVVAIDCFADSDTRQMAKQAYQVPSLAWDDIQVTLAAVREVHGLTELVYGSGLETYPETLSCLEKHWRIIGNSAAIFQRVQDKRDFFARLDTLSIPHPPVVFTKPEDGFDWLLKPWRGEGGLGIRRCHNDEFVDGYWQRYIEGRSMSVLFAASRDGVELIGFNEQWTVKSEGGQSFLFAGIVSHAKVSRSIQTEIADWLDKLVNAYELRGLNSMDFMLCDGRCYVLEINARISASTQLYGKSLLLKHLQACQNSRDNRVELSAEPSAYQIVYAQKTVTIPERLIWPSWTADRPNPGSIVATGEPICSIIATGKNSGQVLDNLHRQQRILANLLETGL from the coding sequence ATGCAAGCTGCTTTAATACCTAAGTGTTTGTTAGTGATTGCCAAATCGGCAAGGATGTTGGTGCAAATGTGTGTCGATTCCGGATGCGAGGTGGTGGCTATCGATTGCTTCGCCGATAGCGATACTCGGCAAATGGCAAAGCAGGCATATCAGGTGCCGTCATTGGCCTGGGATGATATTCAAGTCACTTTGGCTGCGGTTCGTGAGGTTCATGGCTTGACCGAATTGGTATATGGCAGTGGTTTGGAAACTTACCCGGAAACCTTGAGCTGTCTGGAAAAGCATTGGCGCATTATCGGGAACTCGGCGGCTATTTTTCAACGGGTCCAGGACAAGCGTGATTTTTTTGCCCGACTCGATACGTTGTCAATTCCGCACCCGCCGGTGGTGTTTACGAAGCCTGAGGATGGTTTTGACTGGTTGTTAAAGCCTTGGCGTGGCGAGGGCGGCTTGGGGATTAGGCGCTGTCATAATGACGAGTTTGTTGACGGCTATTGGCAGCGTTATATCGAAGGCCGTTCGATGTCTGTATTGTTTGCAGCGAGTCGCGATGGGGTTGAGTTGATCGGTTTTAACGAGCAATGGACGGTAAAGTCGGAGGGCGGGCAATCGTTTCTGTTTGCGGGGATTGTCAGTCATGCCAAGGTTTCTAGGTCGATTCAGACTGAAATTGCCGACTGGTTGGATAAGCTTGTCAATGCCTATGAATTGCGCGGTTTAAACAGCATGGATTTTATGCTGTGTGACGGCAGATGTTACGTGTTGGAAATCAATGCGCGGATTTCCGCTAGTACCCAGCTTTACGGTAAATCACTGCTCTTGAAACATCTACAGGCTTGTCAAAACAGCCGGGATAATCGTGTCGAATTATCGGCGGAGCCGAGTGCTTATCAGATTGTTTATGCGCAAAAAACAGTAACGATCCCCGAGCGGCTGATATGGCCGTCATGGACTGCGGATAGGCCGAATCCCGGCTCAATTGTTGCCACAGGCGAGCCGATATGCAGTATTATTGCCACCGGAAAAAATTCGGGGCAGGTGCTGGATAATCTGCATCGCCAACAACGCATCCTTGCAAATCTTTTGGAAACAGGTCTTTAA
- a CDS encoding recombinase family protein yields the protein MINQIESNEEQPETFVKLRAVEYVRMSTEHQQYSTENQSDKIREYAARHDIEIVRTYTDAGKSGLRIDGRASLQQLLKDVETGSADFSMILVYDVSRWGRFQDADESAYYEYRCRKAGIQVTYCAEQFENDGSPVSTIVKGVKRAMAGEYSRELSAKVFAGQSRLIELGFRQGGPAGYGLRRVLLDQNGSIKAELARGEHKSLQTDRVILMPGPEAEIRTVNLMYHWFIEDGLVESEIAERLNGMGIHTDLDRQWTRATVQEILTNEKYIGNNIYNRISFKLKKLRVVNPSDMWIKKEGAFEPIVPPELFYTAQGIIRARVHRYTDKELIERLRELYQRRGFLSGLIINESEGMPSTSVYAHRFGSLVRAYQMVGFTPDRDYRYLEINQFLRRFHPETVNETERQIMALGGTVKRDAGTDLLQVNNEFSVSIVLARCQSTESGRHHWKVRFDTSLAPDITVAVRLDETNHAALDYYLLPRLDFDQPRIRLAEHNPIEFESYRFDSLDYLYGMAEHTRFRRAA from the coding sequence TTGATAAATCAAATTGAATCCAACGAAGAACAGCCAGAAACGTTCGTCAAATTACGCGCAGTGGAATATGTGCGAATGTCGACCGAGCACCAGCAGTACTCCACAGAAAATCAGTCTGACAAAATCCGCGAATACGCCGCTCGTCATGATATTGAGATCGTCCGAACCTACACCGATGCCGGTAAAAGTGGTTTGCGCATCGATGGCCGAGCTTCATTACAACAGCTGTTGAAAGATGTTGAAACTGGATCTGCCGACTTTTCAATGATTTTAGTTTATGACGTTAGCCGCTGGGGACGATTCCAGGATGCTGATGAGAGCGCTTACTATGAATATCGGTGCCGGAAAGCTGGTATTCAAGTTACTTACTGTGCCGAACAGTTTGAAAACGACGGTTCACCTGTTTCCACCATTGTCAAAGGCGTTAAACGGGCTATGGCGGGTGAATACAGCCGAGAATTGTCGGCTAAGGTTTTCGCCGGGCAGTCTCGACTGATTGAGCTCGGTTTTCGTCAAGGTGGCCCTGCTGGATATGGCCTACGACGGGTATTACTCGATCAAAACGGTTCCATTAAAGCCGAACTGGCCAGAGGCGAACATAAAAGCCTGCAAACCGACCGTGTCATCCTCATGCCTGGTCCCGAGGCGGAAATCCGCACCGTCAATTTGATGTATCACTGGTTCATCGAGGATGGACTGGTCGAGTCCGAAATTGCCGAACGCTTGAACGGCATGGGAATACATACTGACCTGGATCGGCAGTGGACTCGCGCAACGGTGCAAGAGATCCTGACCAATGAAAAATACATTGGTAACAATATCTATAACCGCATTTCCTTCAAGCTCAAAAAGCTAAGAGTGGTTAATCCTTCTGATATGTGGATCAAAAAAGAAGGCGCATTCGAACCTATCGTGCCGCCTGAACTGTTTTACACCGCGCAAGGAATCATTCGAGCCAGAGTTCACCGATATACCGACAAGGAATTAATCGAGCGTCTGCGAGAACTTTACCAGCGCAGAGGATTTCTGTCGGGATTGATCATCAACGAATCCGAAGGCATGCCATCCACGTCCGTTTACGCGCATCGTTTCGGCAGCCTGGTGCGAGCCTACCAAATGGTCGGTTTCACGCCCGATCGGGACTATCGATATCTGGAGATCAACCAATTCCTCCGTCGTTTTCACCCAGAAACCGTCAATGAAACCGAACGTCAGATCATGGCATTAGGCGGCACCGTCAAACGCGACGCTGGCACGGATCTGCTGCAAGTCAATAATGAATTCAGTGTTTCCATAGTATTGGCGCGTTGCCAGAGTACCGAGAGTGGTCGTCATCATTGGAAGGTCCGGTTTGATACCAGCCTGGCTCCTGACATTACCGTGGCGGTTCGCCTTGATGAGACAAATCATGCCGCGCTCGATTACTACCTATTACCGCGACTGGATTTCGATCAACCGCGCATACGCCTTGCCGAACACAATCCCATAGAATTCGAAAGCTACCGTTTCGACAGTTTGGACTATCTGTACGGGATGGCGGAACACACGCGCTTTAGGAGAGCAGCATGA
- a CDS encoding plasmid partitioning protein RepB C-terminal domain-containing protein produces MTETIKTGQMQMIPIDLIDVLNPRERNKRVFEEIVTNIQTIGLKKPITVTPRSTPDGTDRYLLVCGEGRMKAFHALGEATIPALVIEVSDENAFIMSLTENIARRHYRPLELLAGIQQLHEQGYDKKVIAQKTGLCVEYVHGILTLLMKGEERLLVAVEKGKIPLNAALSIVGAGDDDQAIQAALQEAYETGKLRGKQLIQARRVIERRQTLGPSVAKGTPRKAQDVTTASLVRVYQKEVDRQKLVVKKAQLTQQRLLFVVSALRELFADENFSTLLRAEGLDSLPKYLAERVLSGGRTI; encoded by the coding sequence ATGACAGAAACAATCAAAACTGGCCAAATGCAAATGATCCCAATTGACTTGATTGATGTCCTCAATCCCAGAGAGAGAAACAAGCGAGTGTTCGAGGAGATCGTCACCAATATCCAAACAATCGGACTCAAAAAGCCAATCACTGTGACGCCGCGCTCCACCCCAGACGGGACTGACCGTTACCTTTTAGTGTGTGGCGAAGGTCGAATGAAGGCATTTCATGCTTTAGGTGAAGCAACAATTCCTGCTTTGGTTATTGAAGTCAGCGACGAAAATGCATTCATCATGAGCTTGACCGAAAATATCGCGCGCCGCCACTATCGACCGTTAGAGTTATTGGCAGGCATTCAGCAACTTCACGAACAGGGATACGACAAAAAAGTCATCGCCCAAAAAACCGGACTCTGCGTCGAGTATGTCCACGGCATACTCACCTTGCTGATGAAAGGCGAAGAACGTTTGTTGGTTGCCGTGGAAAAAGGCAAAATTCCATTGAATGCTGCCTTATCCATTGTCGGCGCGGGTGATGACGATCAAGCCATCCAGGCCGCCCTTCAGGAAGCTTACGAGACTGGAAAACTACGCGGAAAACAATTGATACAGGCGCGACGAGTTATCGAACGCCGACAAACGTTAGGACCATCGGTTGCCAAAGGTACGCCGCGAAAAGCGCAAGATGTCACGACGGCAAGTTTGGTCAGAGTCTACCAAAAGGAAGTCGACCGCCAAAAACTGGTCGTTAAAAAGGCCCAGTTGACTCAACAACGCTTGTTGTTTGTCGTCAGTGCCCTCCGAGAATTATTTGCCGATGAGAATTTCTCGACTCTTCTGCGCGCAGAGGGTTTGGACTCTCTGCCGAAATATCTCGCTGAACGCGTCTTGTCGGGAGGCCGCACGATATGA
- a CDS encoding plasmid partitioning protein RepB C-terminal domain-containing protein has protein sequence MTNIPLGFSLEPISVPLDKILPSRRTPTGVVTSRKYLQIRTSIQEIGLIEPLSVGPADAKTDQLILLDGHIRLIALQELGYMEVPCLVATDDESYTYNSRINRLSTIQEHHMIRRAIERGVTPERLAKALSVDPRTIERKAALLEGICPEAAELLKDHQFPTDLSRVLRKMKPTRQLECVELMISANTITINYAEALLVATPSSMLVEGKKPKKLSGLTAEQIAKMEREMSNLQERYKMVEQTYGQDVLNLVLAKGYLAKLLENPAIKRFLQQRQPEFLAEFEAIVQTVSLDQ, from the coding sequence ATGACCAATATACCTCTCGGATTCAGTCTCGAACCGATTTCAGTGCCCTTAGATAAGATCCTGCCCTCACGCAGAACGCCTACTGGCGTTGTCACCTCGCGAAAATATTTGCAGATACGCACATCGATACAGGAAATTGGACTGATTGAGCCTCTATCGGTCGGGCCTGCCGATGCTAAAACCGATCAGCTCATTTTACTGGATGGCCACATCCGTCTGATCGCTTTGCAGGAATTGGGATATATGGAGGTTCCATGTCTGGTTGCTACTGATGACGAGAGTTACACGTATAACAGTCGCATCAACCGTTTGTCGACCATACAGGAACATCACATGATTCGCCGCGCTATCGAACGCGGCGTCACCCCAGAACGGCTGGCCAAGGCGCTCAGTGTCGATCCCCGCACCATTGAGCGCAAAGCGGCGTTATTGGAAGGCATATGCCCCGAGGCAGCAGAACTGTTGAAAGATCACCAGTTCCCAACGGATCTGTCACGGGTGTTGCGAAAAATGAAACCGACCCGTCAACTCGAATGTGTCGAGCTCATGATATCAGCCAATACCATCACCATAAATTATGCTGAAGCACTATTAGTCGCCACGCCGTCATCAATGCTTGTCGAAGGTAAAAAGCCCAAAAAGCTGAGCGGTTTGACTGCGGAGCAAATTGCCAAAATGGAGCGAGAAATGAGCAATCTTCAAGAACGATACAAAATGGTTGAGCAGACCTACGGGCAAGATGTCCTCAATTTGGTATTGGCTAAGGGCTACTTAGCCAAATTACTTGAAAACCCAGCAATAAAACGGTTTCTGCAGCAAAGGCAGCCGGAATTCTTGGCGGAATTCGAGGCCATTGTTCAAACAGTATCACTGGATCAATGA
- a CDS encoding DUF927 domain-containing protein, translating into MDDHAESLMYEEFDGGLASAIRRFLPEKLSPSDLAEIQQARQSMVAAKSEKDAAALFPDASSRPCYQVYEHTCGPSHSWPAGVYYHFLGKSSAKEPPALRDVRICGVLKAVAIARNRQGGDFGILLEFRDRLGQLKQWNMPCRLLAGRGDELQKALFDQGLDIHYAQRSRLAEYLCQQHPDRTVWITSTPGWFDHVYVLPDRTIGGDSTDAVLLQCEGNINSGLYRQAGTLSAWQQQVAGLCPGNPFLLFLVSLAFCGPLLAKCHLDSLSIHIYGPSSQGKTSGMQVAASVWGEPKRFQRSWTATLNGLESAAVQVNDGFLCLDEMSKADAQDVSKSLYLLANGVGKQRATVSGRAMLHQHWRVSILSNGEDSIEAQLSKAGIPVKAGELVRFLQLPVFGQCGAFDHLHNYGSGRAFATVLHKHTSQQYGTAGIAFLEHLTRDSRDFATYLDQCLRIFEQRHGPLSAQEARAARGFALIGLAGELASEYGVTGWPERIAMEAALICFKHWRQQRGTGELEPQQLANALRQYVELYGDSRFTKTDDPNRLHGERSGYWRQTERGRQWLFSTAGFKKAIGHADLALAVKLLIGQGILKSGPNPKKHVTQVKVHGGSAWFYVIQFDDDHVG; encoded by the coding sequence GTGGATGATCATGCTGAATCACTGATGTATGAAGAGTTTGATGGCGGATTGGCATCCGCCATTAGGCGATTTCTGCCTGAGAAGTTGTCGCCTTCGGATTTGGCCGAGATCCAGCAAGCCCGTCAATCAATGGTTGCTGCCAAATCCGAGAAGGATGCGGCAGCACTTTTTCCCGACGCCTCCAGTCGGCCCTGTTACCAAGTGTATGAACACACCTGCGGTCCTAGTCATAGCTGGCCCGCCGGTGTGTATTATCACTTTCTCGGCAAATCGTCGGCCAAGGAGCCGCCGGCGCTGCGCGATGTCAGAATCTGTGGGGTGTTGAAGGCGGTAGCGATTGCCCGCAACCGGCAGGGTGGCGACTTCGGTATATTGCTGGAATTTCGTGATCGACTGGGGCAACTCAAACAGTGGAACATGCCGTGCCGCTTATTGGCTGGTCGTGGCGATGAATTACAGAAAGCCTTGTTTGACCAGGGCCTGGATATTCACTATGCGCAACGCAGTCGTCTGGCGGAATATCTGTGTCAGCAACACCCAGACCGAACGGTCTGGATCACATCGACGCCCGGTTGGTTTGATCACGTTTATGTGCTGCCAGATCGCACTATTGGTGGCGATTCAACGGACGCCGTATTGCTGCAGTGCGAGGGAAATATAAACAGTGGTCTGTATCGGCAAGCCGGCACCTTGTCCGCCTGGCAACAACAGGTCGCGGGTTTATGTCCCGGAAATCCTTTTTTGCTGTTCCTGGTCTCACTGGCCTTTTGCGGTCCCTTACTGGCTAAATGCCATTTGGACAGCCTGTCCATTCATATTTATGGTCCCTCCAGTCAGGGCAAGACCAGCGGCATGCAAGTCGCTGCCAGTGTCTGGGGCGAACCGAAACGTTTCCAGCGCTCCTGGACGGCAACCTTGAATGGTCTGGAATCAGCCGCCGTGCAGGTTAATGATGGTTTTCTGTGTCTGGATGAGATGAGTAAAGCCGATGCTCAGGACGTCAGCAAGTCGTTGTATCTTTTGGCCAATGGAGTTGGCAAGCAACGGGCCACGGTCAGTGGCAGAGCCATGTTGCATCAGCATTGGCGGGTATCGATTCTATCCAACGGCGAAGACTCGATTGAAGCCCAGCTGAGTAAGGCCGGTATTCCAGTCAAAGCCGGCGAATTGGTGCGTTTCCTTCAGTTGCCGGTATTTGGTCAGTGTGGCGCCTTTGACCACCTGCATAACTATGGCAGTGGCCGTGCCTTTGCCACCGTGCTGCATAAGCACACATCGCAGCAATATGGCACCGCCGGAATCGCCTTTCTGGAGCACTTGACCCGCGATTCACGCGATTTTGCCACTTACCTGGACCAGTGTTTACGCATTTTCGAACAGCGCCATGGTCCCTTATCGGCTCAGGAGGCCCGCGCCGCTCGTGGCTTTGCCTTGATTGGTCTGGCGGGCGAATTGGCCAGCGAATATGGTGTTACGGGCTGGCCGGAACGCATAGCGATGGAAGCGGCACTGATCTGCTTCAAACATTGGCGTCAACAGCGTGGAACTGGCGAACTGGAACCCCAGCAATTGGCCAATGCGTTACGACAGTATGTCGAACTCTATGGTGACAGCCGCTTTACCAAAACCGACGATCCCAACCGACTGCATGGCGAGCGTTCCGGCTATTGGCGCCAAACCGAACGAGGCCGGCAATGGTTGTTCAGCACGGCCGGATTTAAAAAGGCGATTGGTCATGCCGATTTGGCCTTGGCGGTCAAACTGCTGATCGGGCAAGGCATCCTGAAATCCGGACCCAACCCGAAAAAGCATGTCACCCAGGTCAAAGTCCACGGCGGCTCGGCCTGGTTTTACGTGATTCAATTTGATGACGACCATGTTGGCTGA
- a CDS encoding AlpA family transcriptional regulator has product MSKLPETGFLRLKQILGDPKANPPIPPLIPVSKSTWWAGVKAGIYPQPVKLGKRITAWRVEDIRALMERLGYAWVADAA; this is encoded by the coding sequence ATGTCAAAATTGCCTGAAACCGGATTTCTCCGACTGAAACAGATTCTTGGCGATCCAAAAGCCAATCCGCCGATTCCGCCACTGATTCCGGTGAGTAAGTCCACTTGGTGGGCCGGCGTAAAAGCCGGCATTTATCCCCAGCCCGTCAAATTGGGTAAACGCATCACCGCCTGGCGGGTGGAGGATATACGCGCGTTGATGGAACGGCTGGGTTATGCATGGGTGGCCGATGCCGCCTAG